In Deinococcus sp. KNUC1210, the DNA window GCTGTTCGGCATGGCCCGTCTGGCCTTCTGAACGGCTTCCGGGTGGACGCAGGTCACCTCGCAAACGTCTTCTTGAGAAGTGAGTATCACTTCGGGAGTATAACCGAAGCTCTGACCAGCCTCAGGGACGTCCATCACACCACCTCGTCGGAGAGCAGATCACAGGGCACCCGGCCCTGCTCGACCTGCACGGTGGCGTGTTCCACCCCGAACTGCTCATGCAGTTCGTGCCGCAGGTGCTGGAGACCCTCGTCCGGCAACCCTGCTGGCACCACCAGATGGACGGTCAGCGCGGTCTCGGTGGTGCTCATGCCCCAGACGTGCAGGTCATGCACGCCCGACACGCCTGGCTGGGCACTCAGAAATGTTTTCACGGCGTTTAGATCGACACTTTCTGGGACGGCGTCGAGCGCCAGGTCGAGCGATTCGCACAGCAGGCCCCAGGTGCCGTACAGGATCACCGCCGCCAGCACCAGGCTGACCAGCGGATCGAGCCACAGCCAGTGGGTGAATACGATGACGATACCCGCCACCACCACCCCGGCAGACACCACCGCGTCGGCCAGCATGTGCTGAAACGCGCCGCGCAGGTTCAGGTCGCCCTTGCGCCCCGACGCGAACAGGTACGCAGTGATGCCGTTCACCGCGATGCCGGCCGCCGCGACCCAACTCACTGTGCCGCCCGCCACCAGAGCCGGATGCTGCAGACGCTGCACCGCTTCCCACATGATCGCCCCCAGTGCGATCAGCAGCAGCACCACGTTGGTCAGCGACGCCAGGATGCTGCTTCTCCGCAGGCCATACGTGTGCTTCTGGGACGGGCGGCGTTTGGCGACGATGTATGCGCCCCAGGCGAGTATCAAGCCCAGCACGTCTCCGGCATTGTGTCCGGCGTCGGCCACCAGCGCGAGCGACTTCGCCAGCGTGCCGTAGACCACCTCGGCAATCACGAAGCCCGTGTTCAGCACGATACCTACCAGGAATGCTGTTCCGAAGTTGGCGGGCGCATGGCTGTGGTGGTGCCCGTGGGCGTGACCCGCGTGGTCGTCGTGTGCTGCATGGTCATGGGTCATCGGAAGTCACCTTTGAAGGAAATCATGTTCAGGTCGAGAGTTCGATCAGGTACAGCGCCACGAAGCCCGCGAAGAACGCAGCAGTGATCAGCGGCGTTTCTTTCACTTCGTGGGCCTCGGTCAGCAGCTCTTCCGTGACCAGGTACAGCAGCGCCGCCGCGCCGAACGACAGCACGATCTCCAGTGCCAAACCATGCAGCCCCTGAAGCAGCGTGCCGCCCAGCAGCGATCCCACGATCACCGCCAGACTGAGACCGCTGATGGTCAGGATGGTGCGCGCTCTGGGCACCCCGGCCTGTCCGAGACTGGACGCCACCGACACGCCCAGAAACAGCAGTTCCAGCGTTAGGGCGATGACCAGCAGCACGCCCACCCGGGCTCCGGCGGCGAAGCCCACGCCGATCAGCAGGCCGTCGATGAAGACGTCAATCCCGACCGCCGCGAGGAGACTGCTCTCGCCCTTGCCGCCGTTGCGCTCCTCCAGCCGCTCGGCGAAAAAGCGGATCGCCAGCAGCACCGCCACGCCCAGCGAGAAACCGATCACGACGCCCAGCGGCTGATGGCCTTTGGTGATTTCCGGCAGGAGTTCGCCAGCGACAGCGGCGAACACCACGCCGGCGGCAAAATGCTGCACGAAACTGCGGGTCTTCTCGCTGGGTACCCGGTACGTTGCCACCACACCGCCGACGATGGTGGCGGCTACGGGAATGAGGGTCAGCGAGAAGATTTGCGCGAGCGGCGCGCTCAAGAAGGGCCTTGATTACGCATGGACAGCCGTCTGTTGTGGAAGGGTGGATGCTGCGTTTGCCGTTATCTTCGGCTTCCAGCTGAGCAGCCGCAGCGCGTTGGCGGTGACGATGGCGGTGGCCCCGGTGTCGGCGAGGATGGCCATCCACAGATTGGTGTACCCCAGTAGGGTGGTGATCAGGAAGATGGCCTTGAGACCCAGCGCGAAGGCGATGTTCAGGCGAATGTTGCTCATGGTGGCGCGTGACAGGGCGATCAGCTCTGGCACCCCCGACACCTGTTCACGCAGCAGGGCCGCGTCCGCGGTTTCCAGCGCCACGTCGGTGCCGCCGCCCATCGCGATACCCACATCCGACTGCGCCAGGGCGGGCGCGTCGTTGATGCCGTCTCCGACCATTGCCACCCCGCCCTGGGCATGCAGCTGAGCGATCAACCGCAGCTTGTCTTCGGGCAGCAGTTCAGCCTGCACGTCCAGTCCCAGGTCGGCGGCGATGGCCTGCCCGGTGCGCGTGTTATCGCCTGTCAGCATCACTGCCTTGATGCCCATGGCTTTGAGGTTGGCGATAGCGGCTTTCGCATCCGGCCGGGCTTCATCGCGTAGGGCGATCAGCCCCAGGATCGACGGGCCGTTCATCAGCAGCACGGTGGTGCGGCCCTGAGACTCGAACGCCTCGATCTGCGTCTGGAGCGTGGCGTCCAGGCTGGTCAGGCTGGCGGCGTACCGCGGGGAGGCGACACTCAGCAGGCGGCCCTCGACCGTCGCTGTGACCGCTTTGCCTGGAATGGCCTGCGCGTCCGTCGCTTCCGGTATTCCCAGCTTCTGGCTCTTCGCCTCGCGGGTAATTGCCTGGGCCAGCGGATGGTTGCTGCCCGACTCGACCGCCGCCGCCAGACGCAGCACCTCACGCCGATCCGCGCCCAACTCGACGATGTCGGTGACGCTCGGCTTGCCAGCGGTCAGGGTGCCGGTCTTGTCGAACGCCACCGTCTTGATGCTCCCCAGGGTCTCCAGGGCCGCTCCGCCCTTGATGAGTAGGCCACGGCGCGCTCCGGCGCTGACGCCGCTGGTGATGGCGGCCGGGACACTGAGCACCAGCGCACACGGGCAGCCGATCAGCAACAAAGCGATGCCTTTGTACAGCCAGGTGTGCCACTCACCGCCCATCAGGAGGGGGGAACGACGGCGACCAGAGCAGAAACTGCCACCACGCCGGGGGTATACACCCGGCTGAAGCGGTCGATGAACCGGGCGGTTGGGGCCTTGCTGCCTTCTGCTTCCTCAACCATGTGGATGATACGTGCAATGGTGTTGTCGGCGGCCGTTTTCTGTACCTCGACGCTCAGCACGCCGTCGGTGTTGATGCTTCCGGCGAACACCTGATCGCCCACCGTCTTGAGCACCGGGACACTCTCGCCAGTCACCGGACTGTCGTCCAGGCTGGACGTGCCTTTGACGATGCGCCCGTCGGCGGGCACGCGTGCTCCAGGCCGTACCTGCACCCGATTGCCGATCTGAAGCGAGTCGGCCGGCACTTCACGCGTCTGCTTGCCTTCGAGCAGCAGGGCTGTCTTGGGGCGAGGGCCGCCAGCGCCTGAATACCGGCCCTCGCCTTGCCAGCCGCTACACCTTCGAGGAGTTCGCCGACGGCAAAGAAAAACACCACCACCGCGCCCTCGGCGGCCTGACCGATCAGCACCGCGCCCACCGCGGCAAGACTGACCAGCATGTTGATACTGAACGGGTCACCGAAGCGCGCGCTGGCGACGGCCTTCTTCAGCAGCGGCCACGTGCCGAGCAGGGTGGCCGCGACGTAGCCATAGAGCGAGAACCGCGGTTCGATGAAGCTGAACACGAAGGCGAGGGCCAGCAGCACGCCCGAACCGACCACGAGTCGGCCCTGCCCGCTGGCGTACCAGGGCCTGCTCTGGACAGCGGCAGGCTGAAGGTCAGCCGTCAGCCCGGGTTTGACCAGGGGGGACGGCGCGTAGCCCATCGCTTTCATGTTTCCTTCGAGCGTGCTCCTCGGCGTCTGGGTTTCATCCAAGGTGAGCTGCAGGGTCTGCTTGCTGAAGCTGGCCCGGATGTCGGTAGCGCCGGGCAGGCCGCCCACCATGCCCTCGACCTTCCGCACACAGGTGGCGCAGTCCATGCTCTCGACGAAGTATTCGAGGGTGCTGACGGAAACTGGCGCGGCCTGGACGAGAGGCGTCGGCGTGTAGCCCATGGATTTGAGATTCTTCTCCAGCAGCTCGCGGGAGGTCTGCGTCTCGTCTAGCGTCAACTGGAGGGTCTGTTTGGTAAAGCTGGTCTTGACCTCTGCGGTACCCGGGAGGCTGCCTACCATTCGCTCGACCTTCTGCACACAACTGGCACAGTCCATGTTCTCGACGAAGTAGTCGAGGTGGTTCGGGAAGGTCGTCATGCTTGAATCATATCTGAGTAGATGTTCAGGTGTAAAGAGATGAACAATACGACGGTGAGATCGGCTCATCGTGACGCTGGACACCGCGTCTAAGGTAAAGTTTCAGGAGGAACACCTATGACGATGCAGAGCGAGATCAAGGCGCACATGCCGATCATCTGTGCGGACGGGCACAACCACGGTGAGGTCGAAGCGGTGGACGGCGAGTACATCAAGGTGACGAAGGACGACTCGGGCACGCAGCACTGGCTGCCCCTGAGTGCGGTGGATCACGTGGACGAGCATGTCCATCTCAACCTGAACCACGAGCAGGTGCACCAGCAGTGGCTCAGCGAAGATCCACACCCCCAACACCGCCAGTAATTCTCAAATATGGTCAGGCAGGCTGAATGTTCTTTAGCCTGCTTGTTTGATGAAACGTCGGACATCATTCCTCTTGAGCGCTCCTTCAGACGAGTGAGCTTTACAGAATTTTGACACTCCAATGTTTACGCTGCACTTGGAGGACACCATGACGATGAACACCCCGCTCAGCCCGGAACTGCAAGCCTGCCTCGACGCCTGTCTGACGTGTCTAGTCGCCTGTGAACACTGCGCTGCGGCGTGTCTGGCCGAGGACAACGTGAAGATGATGGCAGGCTGTATTCGGCTCGACCGCGACTGCGCCGACGCGTGCGCCCTCACTGCCCGGCTGCTGATGCGGGCGAGCGAGTTACATCCGGCAGCCTGTCGCCTATGTGCCGAAGCGTGTGAACGCTGCGCCGCCGAGTGTGAGCAGCATGCGGCCCACCACGATCACTGCCGCGTGTGTGCCGAAGCCTGCCGCGCCTGCGCCGCCGAGTGCCGCAAGATGGCGGCCTGAGCTCAGGGGGCCACGGGCAGCGTGAAGGTAAACGTGCTGCCCTGTCCCACTGCAGCGGCCACCGTCACGTCGCCGCCCATCGCCCGCGCAAGACCACGCGCCACCGTCAGGCCTACTCCACTTCCCCCGGCCGCTCGTGAGC includes these proteins:
- a CDS encoding cation diffusion facilitator family transporter is translated as MTHDHAAHDDHAGHAHGHHHSHAPANFGTAFLVGIVLNTGFVIAEVVYGTLAKSLALVADAGHNAGDVLGLILAWGAYIVAKRRPSQKHTYGLRRSSILASLTNVVLLLIALGAIMWEAVQRLQHPALVAGGTVSWVAAAGIAVNGITAYLFASGRKGDLNLRGAFQHMLADAVVSAGVVVAGIVIVFTHWLWLDPLVSLVLAAVILYGTWGLLCESLDLALDAVPESVDLNAVKTFLSAQPGVSGVHDLHVWGMSTTETALTVHLVVPAGLPDEGLQHLRHELHEQFGVEHATVQVEQGRVPCDLLSDEVV
- a CDS encoding DUF2171 domain-containing protein, whose translation is MTMQSEIKAHMPIICADGHNHGEVEAVDGEYIKVTKDDSGTQHWLPLSAVDHVDEHVHLNLNHEQVHQQWLSEDPHPQHRQ
- a CDS encoding ZIP family metal transporter, translated to MSAPLAQIFSLTLIPVAATIVGGVVATYRVPSEKTRSFVQHFAAGVVFAAVAGELLPEITKGHQPLGVVIGFSLGVAVLLAIRFFAERLEERNGGKGESSLLAAVGIDVFIDGLLIGVGFAAGARVGVLLVIALTLELLFLGVSVASSLGQAGVPRARTILTISGLSLAVIVGSLLGGTLLQGLHGLALEIVLSFGAAALLYLVTEELLTEAHEVKETPLITAAFFAGFVALYLIELST
- a CDS encoding four-helix bundle copper-binding protein; translated protein: MTMNTPLSPELQACLDACLTCLVACEHCAAACLAEDNVKMMAGCIRLDRDCADACALTARLLMRASELHPAACRLCAEACERCAAECEQHAAHHDHCRVCAEACRACAAECRKMAA